The proteins below come from a single Polynucleobacter sp. MWH-UH23A genomic window:
- a CDS encoding sugar transferase codes for MSQIIAFFLLLILSPVLILVGIIIRIDSPGPALFWSKRVGKNSILFNMPKFRTMYSDSPVVATDLLQNTDVHITKIGNILRRTSLDELPQLYSILCNQMHFIGPRPALYNQYDLIDLRKKFGVDCLYPGITGYAQVIGRDNVSLEDKVSLDCYYLLNRGIKLDIYILLKTFLVVFSQKNIKH; via the coding sequence ATGAGTCAAATCATTGCCTTTTTTTTGCTGCTAATTCTTTCTCCAGTGCTGATTTTGGTGGGAATTATTATCAGGATAGACTCTCCTGGTCCGGCGCTCTTTTGGTCTAAGAGGGTGGGGAAAAATTCTATTCTATTTAATATGCCTAAATTTCGTACTATGTATTCCGATTCCCCGGTTGTTGCAACAGATTTACTGCAAAATACAGATGTACACATCACAAAGATTGGGAATATTCTCAGAAGAACAAGTCTAGACGAATTACCACAGCTATATTCGATACTTTGCAATCAAATGCATTTTATTGGACCAAGACCAGCCTTGTATAACCAGTATGATCTTATAGACTTGCGCAAAAAATTTGGGGTTGACTGTTTGTATCCCGGGATAACAGGCTATGCGCAGGTAATTGGGCGTGATAATGTATCTTTAGAAGATAAAGTCTCATTAGATTGCTACTATCTTTTGAATAGGGGTATAAAGTTAGACATCTATATTTTGTTAAAAACTTTCTTGGTAGTATTTTCGCAAAAAAATATAAAGCACTAG